From the genome of Ptychodera flava strain L36383 chromosome 13, AS_Pfla_20210202, whole genome shotgun sequence:
CTAACCACTCTCCAACTAACTTCCTGTTACAtgaatgtttatatttttgcatGAATACAATTTGTAAAGACAAAGAAATGTACTGCAACAAAGCCACTAAGAGGCTGTTACTCCATTGTTAGATGGCATCATAGGGTAAAGGGGGGTTGTGATAAAGTTGAAAGGTTACAATAAGACAGGTACCATCATAAATGTAGACAGTTTGTCATATGTAGATGTGGGTATAATTAGAAACCCATATTACATACCAGTTTCCCTCTCATAATCTTTGTTTGGCAAAATTTAGTACATCCTTTGTTGAACAAGTAGGAGTAACAATGACCAATTGTTATCATTAAATAATGGTTTTAAGTCCAGTAATCAAATCAACATAAAATTTTATGCATCAAATTGCTGAATTTAAGAAATAGATTCatattttcttaaaaattaGAGCAAGAAGGGATTTTTGAGGCCACTGACTATGTCGGTAGCATTGGGTCAAATACAAAGCTCCAAATatctttttttgaaatatgcaCACTTTGCATTTCAGGTTTTGCATCAACATTCTGCAGCTTTTCAGTGTGTGTACAGTGGACCAGGttacaaattatcaatactgTTTTCATCTACCTCATCCCACCCAACTTCCTGTTTTTGCATTCATGGCAGTTAAACCATGTTTTGAATTATCTGCAGGGTTCACCACTGATGAACCAAAGTTCAATTGCAGGGCAATGTGTAGCTTCATGGGTTTCCAGCGTCCATGTTTGATAAACTCTTGTCACCAGTAACtttattataattttcaacagaacacttaaatttgcaaatttacgACCAAAACATCatgatttaaaatattcagGTAAAGATAACCTCAGGATATGTGCTGAATTATTGTCAACATACACAGCATATACATTTGTCTGGTGATCTACCTGCACCAAGGTAACATGGACATGGACAGTGCAGTCTGCATCTCAATATTTTCAGCTCTGCATCTATGTTCAGCAGATCAGTCAACTTACATAGTACCATAGTGGCATCATATGCTAGGATGAAGAAAAAACTTTTCCTTGGATGTAAAAACTATTTTTTACTTTTACTGAAGAAACCTATGGTGACCAATCTCCACTGTTGAATAACTGTAGGAGAGTCCATTGTGGAGTGGTGGTAATCACTGTGCTAAATTACTTTCAATAAGATGCACAGTACAGTTTACAGTGTGTGTATTTATATTCACCTGTTGTGAATTGTTACTGGGCAAAAAATTGCCAAGAAAACTGACACTCATTAATTGTACAGtccttgaaataaaatatttaatgtcCATACTAGGAAGAGAGCAGGTAGCAATCCTCTTTGTTCAACTTTCCCTTCTATGCTGTAGATTTATCAATTAccatatatttataatatatacagTACAATATATTATAGTATTTATTCAACTACAACatgccaaaaaaaagaaatgtgcaCTTTCACAGGGATTAAATTTACAGTATAGATTCAACTCTTCAAATGAAATGGATGATTGTGTTTTTACTGTGCTGTGAATTTTTATCTCAAATGGAAATCCCCCTCTCATACTATTCACTAGTGTGAGTCGTAAATTATGATCCCCGTCCCCTGACCATCAGCATCACTTTATATGTTGTGGACAGTGGATGTTGAGGGTGGAAAGTTAACTGAAATTTGCTTTATACGTAGTTTTGCCTAATCTCTTCCATGTCTTTCCTCAACCGTTAAATATTTATGACAACCTAATTTGTAAATTCATGAAACACAAAAGAGTCCTGAACACGTCTATTAAAAGAAACTGAAACTAAAACTCTGATAGTTTATAACTGTAAAGCAAATGGGACAATTGAAAATCCGGTAAAGTCCTTTAGGGCAATGGTATCTGTTACACTTCCATTGACCTTTGtatacttcaaaatatggctaAAGAATCAGgataaatttcatcataaacttCCTCTTCTAAGAACAGTCACGTACTCTGTGTTATGTGGTGTGTGTTTCCAATAGAATAGACCATATGGTGAAATCCCAGTTATTATTTTCAACCAAGTAAGCTCTGTAAATTGTTAATTTATGGAGGTTGCAGCACATGGCACAGGAGGAAGTGTAGACTGTGGAAGAGGGTTAGAGTCCTTCAGTGAATAGCAACTTTTGTTGTTAATGCCAAAATGTATCAACTTTATGGTGGCTATTGGATTATGTAGTTATATAAATGTGCAAGCTTTTAAAATGATTTCAACAGATTTTTGGTTCATGctatatatctgtgtgtgtgtatttatgtagttatatgaaatgatatatttGTCAGTCTCTGCCCATTTGAAAGTAGAGGATGGGTGATAAAGATTGACATAAAAATCAgggcaaatcattgacaattcCACCTACATGAACAGTCACCTCAATTCCACTGTTCCTGTTTCATTACAGGCTGGGCAAGAGTCTTTCCGTTCAATTACAAGGTCTTATTACCGAGGAGCTGCTGGTGCATTGCTTGTCTATGACATTACAAGGTAAGATAATCCACCTCCCATGGCTGATTTCTGAAAGGGCAACTCTGTTGAGTCAGTACCTATGAACTTTCATACACTGCAAGGAAGAAGATGTCTTCCCAGTCTATTACTAAATTTTTAAATCTTGCATATTAATTCTCGGAAGAAAATGTAGAAACGGCGCTTGGGTTGTATACACATGCCAGCATTGAATTTGATACTAAAAGTTTGTAAGTTCTCACCAGCCCATCATTCGGACCTTGAACCTCTGTCACTTCAGTGTTGTTGTGATTtcaataataaaattatttccCACTGCGGCGTGATGTTTGCCTGTAGTGTATAATCAGTCATGTCAGAGGTAACTAAGATTCTATTGGTAAATAAGAGTAAAATGATTGAGAGACAAGTGGAGCTAGTAGTGGCAGAGGGTGTTTACTGTTCTACAAGTCAAGACTATGATTCATATGCCACGTCTACAGTATGTTCCATGAGCAAATAGAAGCATGCATATTCATGAACAGACTTTGGGCAAGACTGTAGGGAAAGTTACTGGTTATGTGTGTTGTATGATTTTATCCATTGCACGATTTCATCGTTTTACATGTTTTTCACTGCTGAAGGACATCTATTATTGGAAGTGTAAAGATTTTATTCAGTGCATTGCTGGGCTCGAACTTAACGGTTGCCCGCTTGCCCGGGGCAACTAAAACCTGACATCGGGctggtaaaaataaattacacttGCCCGGTCGGGCAAGTGATagactttgatcaaatttatGTGTTCTTCGAATAAAAAAACTCAAGAAACTTTGTGGAACAATGTTCGCTGTTATCGAGTTTCAAGTAACTGAAACGGGTATCACAACCGACATGCCGGACGTCAACATTCAGCAAGTGATATCCAGTTGTTGTCTTTCCTCCCTCGGGAAGTCTAATTCATTATCGTATTACTTGCACTTGTTTGTCGCTAGTGACTCCCAGGGGGTGTTGGTCAGTAATATCAACAGCCACTTTGCACGTGGTGACCTGACTGAGACAACGCAGACTGTACGTCATAGCGAAGCAAAGCACCCtgtttcatgtatattttgaaatctACGCCAGATAAAGTCACAGATTCCGGAACAGGATCTGTGTCAGGGGATACAGTACAGGTTCAACCGGCTGGCCACTCAGCTCAGAAATCGACGGTGATAAAGCTAATGGCGCGATCGCAGGATCGAGTTCAGTGGAAAGTTAAGTAAAGAAGCAGAAGTGCGATATGTATATGAAAGGAAACGACAACGGAAGTTTCAAAACTTCAGGAAAAGAGATTTGCTGATGCGAATATCAATTGATGGGCCACCCCTTCAGCTATATGACCCCAATCCTGCACTAGAATATTGGTGGACGAGTGggcagagatcacgaagaccAACACTAATGGATCGTAAAAATTAACACGATTATCAATACAGACAAAACAGAACTTGCATTGATATGATGCTGTCGGCCACATTTTGAGATTGCTTggtcttcgtgatctctgcccaaacaatgtaaacagacaaaaaaaaatcgggCAAGTAAGTTTGTTCatcgggcaagtaaaatttctggaaacttGCCCGCAGGGCAAGTAGGTAAAAAagttaagttcgagccctgGCATTGCTGTGATTGTTATGTCCTTCCtattcaaaaacaaacagaaagttATGCAAAACTAATTTGCAGACCTTCAGAATTTTTGCATCATCAACTTGCAGTTTTTCAGCCAATTAAATACTTTGAAATTATCTGAAAGGTAATTTTGAAGTATCCAAGAAGTAGAaaacatgtacatatgtatacttttCAGTAATATTGTTTTCAGTATCATGATAATCATGGAAATGTGATGCTAATACGGTATATCCATGAATGGGGTAGGGGTTTAGCCATTCACCACCCCTTCACATGTAATACATTCATCCTATACCATTGGAAACAATAGGGTTAGACCAAATCTCAGCAGTCAGAGGGCTAATAGGGTGTTGGCAATAATTACACTTTTCACAGGAGAGACACCTTTAACCACCTGACCACATGGCTAGAAGATGCACGACAGCATTCCAACTCCAACATGGTGATCATGTTGATCGGTAACAAGAGCGACTTGGAAGCACGACGTGACGTGAAGAAGGAAGAAGGGGAGGCCTTTGCCAGAGAACACGGTCTCATTTTCATGGAGACGTCAGCAAAGACAGCTGCCAATGTAGAGGAAGCCTTTATAAACACAGCCAAGGAAATTTATGAAAAGATTCAAGAAGGGGTATTTGATATTAACAATGAGGTGAGTAGCTGTCTCTACCTATCACAGCAATAGTCAGCAGGATTCTGCCTCAAGGATTAGCAGGAAAGCACAAGAAAAATATCAACACTCACCAGCAAAATGCAGCCACACCACCTAACTTCACTTGTAGTAGAGTGATAATTCCAAATTGGACAAACTTAATgtattttcatgacattttccTATACAGTTAGATGAATTATGTTTGAAGCCTGGAGCATACATGTAAAAGTAGATTGAAGGCCAACATTTGTTATTTACTAGTAATGTTGGCTGAACAGAACTGACTTATGGACTGTACCTGTAgtagttaaggtagaatgcgccctgGTGACTGATATTCAAACTttaataattcttttctgatctaccacttgtgggggttcagtttaaagctcttggtgtaataaaacttcaccatcttagtttttcgaaaatcgaaaattttatttttctccatggagttaacacagggacagtggccattttaaaattcaaatattggtaaatcttgagtactttatttctctagtatcaGAATttccacggtgacccctgatatttattctcgattttgaaagagaattgttgaaatattccttgaggagatcaaaagttttaagtctttcactttcaaggcacatactaccttaactcaCTTTGACAAGTTGAATGATAGCATACCTAACTCAACTAGTAAACGGCCAAAAAGCTGACTTATTTTCCATGTGCACATAATGCATTTCTCAACTCACATTATCTATTATACTGAACTCATCTTAtaaaaaatgtttatattttgtcCCAAGAAAGTAAATATTTCAAGTGACTTAGGCATGAGGTTGTAAGATTTGGGAGATGTTAATCTAATGTCAGTTGAACATCTGCCatttttcaatcaatcaatcagcaaaAAGTTTATATAGCGCCAAAATCCAAACAGAAGTTTTGCTCTGTGACGCTGTGTAGAACTTTATCCCCTGTTGTACATTGATAAACCTCATATCATCTGATTTGCAGGCCAATGGTATTAAACTTGGACCACAACACTCGCCAACGAATCCCACTCTCCAGTCGTCAGGAGGCGGACAGCAATCAGGCGGTGGATGCTGCTAGATCTATCGCCAGCCCAAATGAACTGGATTTTTACTTTGACAAGCGTATACCtgcaattttgacaaatcaacCGTGGCACCagcatttaagaaaaaaaaaaagaagccTTAATGTGCACAGTTGTCCAAGCCTTTTCCCAGCCCCTCTAGAAAACATTGGATATCCATACATACTCACTTGTGTTGTTCTCTCGTGAGTGATCGTTTAGATCAGCGTTTAGATCATACAGTGTTTTGTACACGTCTGAACTGTGAAGTGTACTCAAGGaacataaatatatattcaGAGCTAAACACTACTCCCCTAGTCTTATGTAGTAAAACCCTATGACTTTATGTAGAAATATATCATACCTATTTTCAATGTTATCGAGCTTTTGTGTTATAATTTTCTTAGTAGGAGAGAGATGCCGCTCTTTTGACACAAGAATTTTGTCCTGTGGTATTTTCAATATTGCCCTTCCTGTAATGGCAGTCCGATGATTCAACCCTTTCACACCCACAGTATATAGTGGTTCAACCCAAATGTCTAAATTTCCCCACTGTGAGGCTGAACCATTACACACTGATAGGGCAGGTTGGAAGGGTAAGGGTGCAATATTTCAATGTCAAAACTGTTGTACATTATCCGGCAATGATGGCATTATATGAAACCCCATCATCATTTTGTTAGTTTCCTCTATGTATGTACCAGTAGTCATAGTTTGTTAATCAGGGTCTCTCCTATGGATTAACGGGCAAGTCGCTGAATTTTACCAGACAACTTGTAATTTATGTAGTTTTATATTTTATGCACAATACAGCGAATGCTGATGGACCCCAgataaagttttgaaaagtaaaaaaatacagtagtaatttaataaaaatagaaaaaaggtAAGACACAAGATTGATCACCTTTCAAGTGCATGTCTGATGAGCTTCTGTACATAATTTTGCAGTGTCAGAAACAaaacatatttgattttgaatcaTCCACACCCCTCACTCAATGGAACGACCCTAGCTATGTCAAAGTTCATTTGCCATACTGCTGTCATTGGCATGGATGAACGGATGGGGTTTTTCAATGCAGTATGGTTCACTGTTAAGTATCGTGGTGGAAGTTGGTGACAATGACGTGTGATACTAGCATGGTGACTGTAGTTTTCTCTAAGTTATTGTCTTGATGACAGTAGAAAGTAAGTGTGTACCATCATGTTAAagtacaattttgtttttcctaTCTTCATTTCTCTATTAGAAGCAAAAGTAAAATGTgataacatttgaaaaaaatagactAAAGTTCAAAATTCCATGTGTATTAAAGAGTGTAATTGAAGTAATGATTAATTTAAACTAGCAAgatattattttgtacaatccagGCATGTTATATTTAAATCCTGTTTGTACACTTTGCCATTGTCGGAGACCAGTAATTCCAATAGGAATATCATCAATACAGCAGTTCCCAATAAAAAATGGTTAAGTACTTCTTCTGTGGCAAGGTCAAAGGTGAGATAGGTCAAAGTTGAAGCAAGTCAAGTTCCAAACTAAAACACTAATGCCCTTGATATTTACAGAGATTGTATGAATTTCACTGCTAAAGAAGGGAAGAAAACTGCATGCACTAACTCCCAGAGACTGTTCTCTTCTTTTACACATCAACTAACCTAATGTTGCTGAACCACCTGCCGAATGACATTCCTTAGCCAATATTAAGAAGTTCACCAGTAGTTCTTTGGGAGAAACGTGGTCACCGAACAGCTGTTGAAAACTCAAAATATGTGAACTTCAAAATTCatcttacaaaatcaaaatctgtgttGCTTACACAATATCTCATGTAATTTATACCATACACCTGAGTAGTAATTGTGTTTCATGTTCAAAAATTCCCAGAAAACAATTTCCGCCTCTCCTAAGAGCTATTGGTTCTTCTGTGAGGATACagtatttgtaaacatgtcATTCCCTTACAGAGAAAAGAGGGTTCAGGAGAGACCATTATGGACCTAGCATCGACTTATACAATACTTGGCATCAAGTGTTCAGGGAGACATGCCCCTTTCATCATTTGACTTCATTCTGCCTTAGTCAATTATAAAGAAGAATTGTTCATTGCCATGTGCATCTATACCCCCAGTGCACAGAAATTTACAAACTGTTAGGAGTGAATGGCTACCATCTAAGAGAAACTACTGAGTAAATACCATATGTGATTTTTCTCTAGGATGTTTTAAACCACCCTTTAAACAGTACAACAATCAATGATGCAAGATTTCAAAACATATTACATAAGTGATTGTGAGTATGATGTAGACTTTTCAATTATGGTAATGTTACAAAAGTTTggaactttaaaaaaatgactgttgaaaaaaatctgtcTGTAATATCAGTAGTGTAGTGGAATGAAGTAAAATAAAACCTTCCGAAGTCACTGTACTTTATTGTCCAAGTGTGGTTTTCTTTATGGTGTTTGTGGAACTGGGCACTTGAGACTTTACTTCGACATGACTTGTGACAATGCAGAGTTTTGTCTGTATGTTAAACCAAAACTCTGTGATCTCAGTCATGTTTTCTTATGATGTTGTAACAACTTGAAACCTGTAAACGGTGTGTTGTCAGTTGCTCATGTCCCAATTTTTCTGTCTACGAACACATATTTAACACTCCAGCCATTAACAGTTTATGCTCAGAGTCGGTGTGACAGCaagtatttgaaattttctgGCTGTAGATGAAAATATCTGACAATTCTGCATTCTTGCAACCATAAGTGACATGACACAATACATATCTGTGTGTACTGTAGTCTTGCTCGGACTTTGTTATTTGTAGCAGGGGAGAAGCATTTAAGTAGTTCAGTTGCAATGCAACCTTCCAAAAAAGCCTCTTTCGATACATTCAACAAAATACCAACCTATGGAAAAAACATTGCTAATACTGTAGATTGCAAATAGTTGTGTTGGACACTCAGCTGTTACCAGTTAACATATACCTATCACAAATCTTATAGCTATATATGAAATAAGGTCTTAAGTGCTTTGTTGAAGTATGTTTTCTGTGGCTTATACAATATGATGgttgcaattttcacaattatgGCAAATACAtcatcaataaaataatttgcacatAACGCCCACTCTGTCTATGCCTATGATAGATAAAGCCCCAGTTGCTTTAAtccttttgtgttattttttttcataaattaaattcaaattttcatataacTTGCATGAAATCACTCCTAAGTTATATCAGCTATTTCTGTGTCAGGAAAACTTCTGTAGTGATGTAGAAATCCAATGACCTAaatctgattttattttcaaacggcACTGCTATTCTTTTCTTCCAAAATATTAATTCTCCTGCAGCAGTTGATATCGAACAAAAAAGTGTTTATTTATCATGCTTCTATCATATTATTAGAAGGACAGCTCTGAGAAAATGTATATCGGTGGGTGTATTTTGGTGCACCcaagatgatgaacaaattacattcacagttctGTATA
Proteins encoded in this window:
- the LOC139147237 gene encoding ras-related protein Rab-2A, with the protein product MRMPSGLMTSSTLGKNRRYVDTKGRNRYTVIMSYAYLFKYIIIGDTGVGKSCLLLQFTDKRFQPVHDLTIGVEFGARMITIDGKQIKLQIWDTAGQESFRSITRSYYRGAAGALLVYDITRRDTFNHLTTWLEDARQHSNSNMVIMLIGNKSDLEARRDVKKEEGEAFAREHGLIFMETSAKTAANVEEAFINTAKEIYEKIQEGVFDINNEANGIKLGPQHSPTNPTLQSSGGGQQSGGGCC